A segment of the Oncorhynchus tshawytscha isolate Ot180627B linkage group LG19, Otsh_v2.0, whole genome shotgun sequence genome:
CAAACCCTTGTCattttttgtcttatgttgcacctaccccacatttcccaggaatattcttatcgtgttactgaatgtatccagagcaTTTTCTGATTTCGTTATCAATGAATGCAGCAAAGTACAGTAAATATAAAAtccacataaaatcaacagtgtaatgtttggattcagtcgtGTCAGGTTGTGTCCTCAATTTTGATCTAATCATTTCCCCatcatctccaaactgttccctttcaattgctaccatggttttgcaatatgcttttcatatttattctgtaagaaacatttcaatttagccctatccatatacagtgcattcggaaagtattcagaccccttgactttttccacattttgtgacatcagtctcattctaaaattgattaaattaaatctacacacaataactcatCATGACaaaaaccctttactcagtactttattgaagccccttttggcagcgattacagccttgcgtctttttgggtatgacactacaagcttggcacacctgtacttggggagtttctcgcattcttctctgcagatcctctcaagctctgtcaggttggatggggagcgttgctgcatagctattttcaggtctctccagagatgttcgatcgggttcaagctgggccactcaaggacattcagagacttctcccgaagccacttctgcgttgtcttggctgtgtgattagggtcgttgtcctgttggaaggtgaaccttcgccccagtctgaggtcctaagcgctctggagcaggttttcatcaaggatctctctgtactttgctatgctcatctttccctcgatcccagtccctgccgctgaaaaacatccccacagcatgatgctgctaccaccatgcttcaccgtagggatggtattggccaggtgatgagcggtgcctggtttcctccagacgtgacacttggcattttcaggccaatgagttctgaatacttatctgaataaggtatttctgtttttatttgtaataaattagcaaacgtttgtcaaaacctgttttcgctttgtcattattgtgtgtatataattaatttaatccattttagaattatgttgtaatgtaacaaaatgtggaaaaatggaaggggtctgaattccttctgaatgcactgtaggccaATTCCCACGAATGTAATGGGTTAACACAAAACTACCAAAACAATTAGTTATAGTGAATATGGCAATCGAAAAGCCCAAATCAGCGGTAAGATGTGCAATAAGCAAGATGTGAGTTGAGTCCACTCCAGTCTACACAACTCTGCCGGTAAAAAACATTTTTCTACAGCGCATTTGGTAGCATCACCCAACAATGATTTGACATTACAAAAGCCATTTCACATGCAATTGAAGGTGCTGCACAGATATACACATTTTAGATCAGCTGCGCTCTGTGTTCTGAATAGTTTGACAGGCTACTGAAGGAGAGGACGCATCAATTCAGTCACTAAAGATTAGGGTTATTTTCTGAGTAATAAACATTAGTGGACCGGCAGTTCGTAACGTTTGAAACGATTTTCTGTCCGATTCATGCTGCAGTTGAATCGGTTTGGGCTCCCGATACACTAGCTCTTAAATATTTGAACCGGGGACCGATGCGTATCGGTGAATCGTTCCATCCCTATGAACAACACATCATCATCTCCCATCCTACCTTCAAGAATCACAATGATCTCCATGTCCTCTGTGGCCAGGGAGTGGGCGGAGACCTCATAGAGTGGGCTGCCACGTTCTATGGTGTGACTAATGATGAGAGGGGACACCAGGAAGATGCCGTTGCTCCTAAGGGGATTCTCCACCTGGATATCCAGCTGGCAGACAGGGATCACCTCACCCTCAGTGGTGACTGTCCGGCGGATCACCTGCCaccggcagacagagagaggggacatatTAAAGAGCTCCTCATCACTCACTACAGCTCAAGAACCGTCAATGGTTTCACATGATATCGGTCATCTGTTAAAGCCATAATCAGCTACCTAACTGAGCACTTATTGAAAATACTTTCATAACCATACATAACCCAGAAATGTACATTTTGTGATTAAAGAGGTTATTGCACAGTAATAACAGTGTGAATACTGCATTTCAACCCAAAACTACCACCTCACATTTACGCTGATGGTCCCAATTACTAGCGATCGGGGGAAAAAAATAATAGTTACATATcggaatcaatcaatcaaatgtatttataaagcccttcttacatcagaatatgtcacaaagtgctatacagaaacccagcctaaaaccccaaacagcaagcaatgcagatgtaaaagCATGGTGactagaaaaactccctagaaaggccagaacctaggatgaAACCGAGAAAGGAGCcatgctctgaggggtggccagtcctcttctggctgtgccgggtggagattataagagtacatggccatttaaggccagattgttcttcaagatgttcaaatgttcatagattaccagcagggtcaaatattatttttgacgatatATCGTAATCGGTTTGACAATATCGCAGtattatttttgcgctagttggctATACCTacaccaaaacaacaacaaaaatgtcccTTCAAAgattgttctccatcttctttttaaataggaagccgatttgtTTTCAGtacttatttccatgactgatgaaaactcgttttctcatgggtctcttgtccctctgcggcagacatatggtgagcaatgtttggaacatcgaatcacaATAATATCAGTATTGAAACGCAACGTTTATTTGTGGTACAGTGGGATTAAAACTGatttaattatattttttttgtcaatgatctacacaaaatactcttgtCAAAGTGTAAGAAAAGTTCTAACATATGTCAAAAATGCATGAAAAATATAACACCAATATATCTTCATTagctaagtattcaacccctgtttgacagtgattacagcagtGAGTCTGGTTAAGTctctttacacacctggattgtacaatatttgcacattattatttattacattcttcaagctctgtcaagttggttgttgatcattgctagacagccattttcaagtcttaccatagattttcatgcgaatttaagtcaaaactgtaacgaGGCCAtttaggaacattcaatgtcatcttggtaagcaactccagtgtatatttggccttgtgttttaggttattgccctgctgaaaggtgcatttTTTCCCCAGCGTCTTTTGGAAAGAAGAATGAACCAGGTTtgcctctaggattttgcttgtgcttagctctattccgtttctttcaATCCCAAAAAACTCTGTAGTCCTTGCCGATaacaagcatacctataacatgatgcagccagcaccatacttgaaaatattaagattggtactcagtgatgtgttggatgtGCCCCAAACATAAAGCGTTGTATCccgtccaaagtgtaattaatagcttcaccatgctcaaagtgatatttcatgttttacccatctacaaattaggtgcccttctttgcgaggcattggaaaacctccctggtctttgtggttgaatctgtgtttgaaattcactgctcaactgagggacctttcaGATAATTTtaagtgtggggtacagagatgaggtagtctttcaaaactcatgttaaacactattattgcacacagagagatcatgcaacttattatgtgacttgtttttactcctgaacttatctaggcttgccataacaaaggggttgaatacttattgactcaagacatttcagctttacattttgtcttaatttgtaaacatttctcaaaagataattccactttgacattatggggtattgtgtgtatgccaGAGACaagaaatctaaatgtaatccattttaaattcaggctgtaacacatcaaaatgtggaaaaagtctgaagGCACAattgtgagaatcacaatacacatCATATCAGCACCTAAGtgtcgtgataatatcgtatcttgaggtccctggcaattcccagccctaccaATTACTGTATATCCTGGGCCCAGTATCAGATAGGATAAAATGCATATGAATAGAATGGATGactcattgacttgaatggggactttgttctattcattctgtttctatgcatttaatcctatccGATAGGCGAAATCCAGACAACTTTTAAAAAACTGGGCCCTGAGCATAACCTGGAGTTGAATAGTGGCCGAGATGATCATGCTCTTCCGCAGGTCACCCAAGCGGAACATGAACGTGGGCCGGCCTTGGCGTGGTGCGATCACTGCGTTCCGAGAGAAGATGAGGGTCTCTGCTCGCCTGTTAGCCTGAGCAGTCTTCATGAAGACACAGCCAAGCATCACAGCATTGACAATCAGCCCGAGAATGTTCTGGACGATCAGCACCATGATGGCCAGCGGACACTCCTCTGTCACCATTCGCCCCCCGAAACCTATCGTCACCTGGAGGACAGATGGACATGTAAAATCAGATAATGACTACATACTGTgtgcactgtactgtattgtacagtgCACCAGCAAAGACAAAATTTAATTCATGTGAGACAAAAGGGCAAATTATCACATTTTCTAACGGTCCCATTAAGTGTAGTTTGATATGTTTGTACAAAACTATCTGCAACAATGTTTTACAAAACCAATGTCAAAAGGTTTGGTAAGTGGATGCTTACCTGCACTTCGATGGAGAAGAGGAAGGCAGAGGTAAAGGAGTTAATGGCAGTGACACAGGGCACGGGCCCGGGATCCCCGTTTGGGTCACGGGGTTCCAAGTCACCGTGGGCAAAGGCCATGAGCCACCACATCATGGCAAAGAGCATCCATGAGCAGAGGAAGGCCGAGGTGAAGATGAGGAGGGAGTAATGCCATTTTAGGTCCACCATAGTCGTGAAGACATCCTGAAGGAATCTGCCCTATGGTGGCCAAGAGATGAAAATAAGTATCCATATTACAAGTACAACTCCACTGTtaatcaaatgtaaatcaaacaGGGTTTGTTAGATGATGCTCAACTGCCAGCTTCCTCCGCCTGCATTCTAGAGATGGTTAGTATTGTAGTGGAATGGAGATCTGGGATCCATATGTGTCAAGCGTCTCAGAATAGTTGTGCTCATtaaggatcagttttgccttttagatcacaacgaataagattacatggatgggggggcctgatcctagattagctactcctactctgagacacttaaTTTTTGGCCAAGAAAAGTAGACAATTTCAAAATGTTTCTGACCTGCTCGCGAATGTTCTTGTGGGCCACATTACAGGATCCATTCTTGGTTATAAACCTGGCCCGTTGGGAATTGGTTTTGAACTGGTTGGGCTGCTTGGCATTCTCTGCCAGTCGGGTCAGAAAGAACCCATCCGGTAGTAGTGGGCCCTTCCGGGCCAGCATATTGCTGGTGAGGAAAAAGGATGTATTTCACTGGAAAGAGcacattttatttgattaaaaTCTGTGAAAACAAAATATGTCAATTGAATACATCATATATCAACTGAAACATTTTTCCAGATGGATATCTATTAGGGCCAATTAATGCAGACAGCATCCTGATGCCaaatcattacatacagtagtcATTACATAATATCATGAGTCATTCATTTTTAAGCTTATAACGTTTCAAAATAGTCTACACTAGCATAGGTTTATCGCAGTCATTGGATATGCAAATTCAGGTGTACCTCTGAAGGTAGCTGAAGAATTAAACGACATTCGCCATAATATTATTTATCaggctatgctagctagctagtctagccagctagctagtttagccacTTCAGCCATGAATGCAAATGGAACGAACAAACGAAGCATCTATTTTTGAAAGACTTGCTTACTAGCACGCTTATATAAAAAGCTAGAATTTGAACAATTTAGTCGCCAGGCGAGTGTATAATATTAACAACACATGTCATCTAGTCGCGTGCACTGTACAAGAAGCAGGTGCACAAGATTTAGGAAAGTGACTGGCTCGCGCGGCCGACGTAAACATCTGTAGTCAGGGTGGTGACGATGATGAGAATGTAGCATTTATAATTATTACATTCACTGTGTTTCACACCTATGGTTTCACAATATGATAAGCACATATCTTACCTCGATATAAGTGGCAGTGAGTCTTTTGGAAAATAAATTGAACAAAATAACCCAGATGATTTCAGAGCTACGTATGTCCCCAGTCCATTGTACTGACGCTGTTGCAGAATGTCAAACGTAACCTGAGTGGACCACTGACCCCAATGCATTTAACGCAGTTTGCAGATTGAGGTTAAATTAATTGATTGGATATTGTGATTCAAGGAAATTGAAAGCAACATTTTATGAACAATTATTTACAAGTACATTTTTGTAAACAATTAGCGATTTCTTTAGCTTTTTCCTTCTGTAAAATATTTTTCCTTCATACTTACTTCATTGATCGAAAAGTGTGTCTTAACTCCACAAGAAAAGAAACGCAGAAACTGCTAATAGTCAGTTTTGTATTTTAGATTAAGATTGGGATTGAATGGAATGGCATAGTATTTGCTGGACCTATCTGTGTCTATGGGGAACTGGAActttatcacacagtctgtacATTTCATTGTAAAACATTTCCTGTAAAATGTACAGTAATCTACTGACAGCAGATggccagtaagttactgtaatttattttacagtacagcTACTGTAATAAATTTTACGGTAATCAATTCTACAGTACCACATATTTTACTGTGATCAAATGTCAAGTGTATTACAAAATGATTGTAATTACAACAATATATCTTATGATATACCTCTGACTATCACTGAATAGTGTCAATACAATACTGAGATATTCATTGTAACTTGATGCCAGAGCAATGAAACAGTACAAAAGAGTAAAAATTACGATTAAACTGTAAGAAAATTATttctacagtattttactgtaattacaagggatTAGAGCAAGCAGGCTGGCTGTAGACATTTGCATATTATATCATATTAAGGAATACTAggtgttttatatcacttgcacCTCTGGTGATTACAGGGCAAAACAGATCAAATGGACATGAAAAGGTTTAAGACCCGCTTACCACTCTGATATAATAGGaaactactaccacatatcaccTAACAAAGACTTCTAAATTGACTGTCACTACACTGCAAAACAGATAAAAAAGGACATGGCTAGCCACTCAACCATTACATGTTTGATCTGTTctctatttacagttgaagtcagaagattacatacacttacgttggagtcattaaaacttgtttttcaaccactccacaaatttcttgttaacaaactatagtttttgcaagtcgtttaggacatctactttgtgcatgacacaagtcatttttccaacaattgtttacagactatttcacttataatttactatatcacaattccagtgggtcagaagtgtgcatacactaagttgacagtgcctttaaacagcttggcaaattccagaaaattatgtcatggctttagaagctaatGAACAtaatttgagacaattggaggtgtacctgtggatgtatttcaaggcctaccttcaaacgcagtgcctctttgcttgacatcatgggaaaatcaacagaaatcGGTCAAGACTTCAGaatagaaattgtagacctccacaagtctggttcatccttgggagcaatatccaaatgcctgaaggtaccacgttcatctgtacaaacaatagtacgcaagtataaacaccatgggaccgcgcagccatcatacagctcaggaaggagacgcgttctgtctcctagagatgaatgtactttggtgcaaaaagtgcaaatcaatcccagaacaacatcaaaggaccttgtgaagatgctggaggaaacaggtacaaaagtatctatatccacagtaaaacgagtcttatatcgacataacctgataggccgctcagcaagaaagtagccactgctccacaaccgccataaaaaagccagactactgtcatgccctgaccttagtattttgtgttttctttattattttggtcaggccagggtgtgacatgggtgatttatgtgtcttgtcttgtctaggggtttattagatttatggggttgtgtgtagtatagtagtctaggaaagtctatggttgcctggagtggttctcaatcagacgcaggtgtttatcgttgtctctgattgggaaccatatttaggcagccatattctttaggtatttcgtgggtgattgttcctgtctctgtgtttgttgcaccagataggctgtttaggttttcacggttcttgttttgtatattgtttgtattttcatctttattaaagatgtttataaataaccacgctgcattttggtcttcCTCTCTTTCGACAGAAGAAAACCATAacaactatggtttgcaactgcacatggggaaaaaataTCATAtttcttggagaaatgtcctctggtctgattaaacaaaaatagaactgtttggccataatgaccatcattatgtttggagaaaaaagggggaggcttgtaagccgaagaacaccatcccaaccgtgaagcacgggtgtggcagcatcatgttgtgggggggtgctttgctgcaggagggactggtgcacttcactaaatagatggcaccatgaagagggaatattatgtggatatattgaagcaacatctcaagacatccgtcaggaagttaaaacttggtcgcaaatgggtcttccaaatggacaatgaccccaagaatacttccaaagttgtggcaaaatggcttaaggacaacaaaggcaatgttttggagtggccatcacaaagccctgacctcaatcttatagaaaatgtgtgggtagaactgaaaaagtgtgtgcgagcaaggaggcctacaaacctgactccagcagacttacaccagctctgtcaagaagaatgggccaaaattcacccaacttattgtgggaagcttgtggaaggctacccgaaacgtttgacacaagttatgcaatgctaccaaatactaattgagtgtatgtaaacttctgacccactgggaatgtgatgaaagtaataaaagctgaaataaatcactctcctattattctgaaatgtcacattgttaaaataaagtggtgatcctaactgacctaagacaagggaatttttactaggattaaatgtcaggaaatgtgaaaaactgagtttaaatgtatttggctgaggtgtatgtaaacttccaacttcaactgtaaatgtaaatgttagggaaccactaccacatatcactTAAGTTCATAAAGCAATCTCACTAACGgatgcaacaaatatagcctcttacaagacatgcctcaaaatatgttaatgagtgagaaacaacaataccatgcacaTACTAGTGTTCAAAAGGtttttggcactccaaaatgcggtatggtactgtattctgAATTACAGTAAATTACTGGCAGCTAGATGCCAGTAGGTTGCTGTAGAGTTTCAGGACAAGTTTTGTAGAATTcctaaaatacagtacattaccgTATTCTGTGGGCATTCTTACTCACGGGTGCAACAAATATGGTCTCTTACaataaggagtattggtgtctctgagggatcTTTGGCCTgttttgctaactacctctctcaatgtgtgcagtgtataaagtcagaaaatctgctttctcaaccactgcctgtcaccaagggagtaccccaaggctcaatcctaggccccacgctcttatcaatttacatcaacaatatagctcaggcagtaggaaactCTGCATCATTTGCATATACATGAATGAGTCTTAGACTCacctggcccctccccagattttgtgctaaatgctctacaacaaagctttcttagtgtccaacatgCTTTCTCCACCCTTAACATTgtacctcatacaagtacttgggagtatggctagactgtGCACTGTCCTTcgctcagcacatatcaaagctgcaggctaaagttaaatcaagacttggtttcctctatctaTATCACTCCTCTTTCGCCCCAGCTGTCAAACTAACCCTGactcagatgaccatcctacccatgctagattacggagacataatttatagattggcaggtaagggtgctctcgagcggctagacgTTCTTtatcattcggccatcagatttgccaccaatgctccttataggacacatcaatgcactctatactcctctgtaaactggtcatctctgtatacccattgcaagacccactggttgatgcttatttataaaaccctcttaggcctcactccccctatctgagatatctactgcagccatcatcctccacatacaacacccgttctgccagcacacacacccctgggccgctcctcttttcagttcgctgcagctagtgactggaacgagctgcaacaaacactcaaactggacagttttatttccatctcttcattcaaagatttAATAATGGACactacatgtaggtatggttaaagtgactatgcatatatgatgaatagagagtagcagtagtgtaaaaagaggggttggcgggtggtgggacacaatgcagatagcacGGTGAGCCAATGAGCGGGGgtactggttggtcgggccaattgaggtagtatgtacatgactgtatagttaaagtgactatgcatataagataagcagagagtagcagcagtgtaaaagaggggttgtcaAAGAGGggtagtccgggtaaccatttggttacctgttcaggagtcttatggcttgggggtaaaaactgttgagaagcctttttgtcctagacttggcactctggtaccgcttgccatggtagtagagagaacggtctatgacaggagtggctggggtctttgacaatttttagggccttcctctgacaccacctggtgtagaggtcctggatggcatgcagctttgccccagtggtgtactgggTCATAAGCACTaacctctgaagtgccttgcggtcggaggccaaagaattgccataccaggcagtgatgcaactggtcaggatgaatctcaatgttgcagctgtagaacattttgaggatctcaggacccatgccaaatctttttagtttcctgagggagaattggctttgtcgtgccctcttcatgactatcttggtgtgtttggaccattctagtttgttggtgatgtggacaccaaggaacttgaagctctcaacctgctccactacagccccatcgatgagaatgggggtgtgctcagtgctccttgcagagggaggtgtttattcccaggttccttagcttagtgatgagctttgagggtactatggtgttgaacgctgagctgtagttaatgaatagcattctcacataggtgttccttttgtccaggtgggaaagggcagtgtggagtgcattagagattgcatcatct
Coding sequences within it:
- the kcnj11l gene encoding potassium inwardly rectifying channel subfamily J member 11, like is translated as MLARKGPLLPDGFFLTRLAENAKQPNQFKTNSQRARFITKNGSCNVAHKNIREQGRFLQDVFTTMVDLKWHYSLLIFTSAFLCSWMLFAMMWWLMAFAHGDLEPRDPNGDPGPVPCVTAINSFTSAFLFSIEVQVTIGFGGRMVTEECPLAIMVLIVQNILGLIVNAVMLGCVFMKTAQANRRAETLIFSRNAVIAPRQGRPTFMFRLGDLRKSMIISATIQLQVIRRTVTTEGEVIPVCQLDIQVENPLRSNGIFLVSPLIISHTIERGSPLYEVSAHSLATEDMEIIVILEGVVETTGITMQARTSYTPEEILWGRRFVSIMTEEDGRYSVDYSKFGNTVPVRMPALSAKELDQIRGVQEGDVPEGQLQGWGLVRAGRGGFRRGGRTCDSSSASRPWYAAQPEKEEHVKAKEKNGQKKTVQLEEIGRKIEVEGLGDFSDRE